The sequence below is a genomic window from Ruminococcus albus AD2013.
AGCGGTGTTTATTCCAAGGTCTACAGCAACAATGGTCTGTTCATACACAGATATATCTGCAAGTTTGACCTTTTCCTCAAACGGAAAGTCCAAAAACCACTCCTTGCCTCGTTTTTGAAGTGTTGGAGCGCATTGCTTGCGAAAACTGCAATGTCTGTATATATAATCCATATCAGACTTTTTAAGGTTTATCGTAATCCAGTCCCATGTATTACGAATGTAGACTTTGATCTGGGCAGTATAATCACCGGTCTGATTGTACATTCCTGTACGATACATAGACGGGAATGAATAACCTGCTTTTGGATACGATGGTTCTCTGCCTACAGGATCTTTTATCCAATTGGCGAGATTGCTTTTGTAAGATGATACCTTGCCGATAGCCTCGTTTATAGCACCACGACGCAGATAGCTTGGCATCTTATAGAATTTGGCATCAAAATCATAAATTGGATCGGGATTATCTTTTGTAGCATGGATCAGTGTTTCGATATATGTGAGTCTACTCACCCCTTTGAATGTAACAATGTTATCCCAATGATCCAGACAAACGCTGATAAGGTAATCTACAGCATGTCTGTATACGATAACGGTATCTTTAAAGATGTTGTTGTAATGCTTGATCTTAACGCTATAAGTCGTATATATCTGCATACTGCCGACTCCCTCCTTCTACTTAGTTCTTTGAGAATTAATGTAATCTGTTACCTGTTTAAGACTTCTGTCGCTTACAGTTGCTACAAAATACGATGGATTCCATATATATTATAGCAGATTTATTTAAGAATAAAAAATTATATATACTTAAAAGCTTTGCTGTGATTGTGTCACGCGTGACACGCCTAATACCAGAAACAAGTGAATCATGGCTTTTATTCTTAATAGATGCCATTGAAATCCAAAGCAGGGGAGTTCTAGTCCCCTTATTTACTGGCATAACCATTATTGGAACAAATGAAATCTATGTGCTTACGCTGTGTCACGTGTGACACAAACTAATCTGAAACGCAGAATCTCTGTTAGTTTCGATTTTGAATTAACGGATGAAATCCACTCAATTAACGGATAAAATCCACCCGAGAAATGTCCTCAGCCCCTGTGTATCAAGTGTGACACCCGTGACACAAATTAAAAAGGCTTCGTATCCTTATAAGGACAAAGGCGAAAATATACGGATAAGTTTTACACTTAGCTGACTTTTCTTTAAGGATTTTCCACTGTGTAGAAGCGGCAGGGAAGTTTTGCTAATAGATATTAAAATACTTGCCTTTTGTATTATAGTAGAAAATTCAGTTAAGTAAAATGAAAAATAAAAATAGAATTTATTTTGTGTCACGCGTGACACGAAACACTAAGACGGAAGACTATTTAAGATACGAAAAGGCAGCTAAGCTTTTACACTTAGCTGTCTTTTCTCAAAGGATGTATGATAATAAAGGCGCTGTTAAATTAGATTTCTTTCTTCTTGCCTATTGCAACGTATGTCAGAACTATAAGTCCTGCCACAGCACCTGCGCCGGCTGTCAAAGGAAGAGCAGTGTTTACATCAACGCTTGTCTTAGGAACCTTTTCATCCCTCAGCTTATCGTGAATGACCTGACCGCCTGTAGTGATCTCGAACCAGTGCTTTTCGTCATTGATAAGATAACCCTCGGGAGCATCAAACTCTTCGAAGTAGTACTTGCCATATCCGAGCTCTTCGATATTAATCTCGAAGGTCACAGAACCATCTGAACCTGTACGCTGTTCGGATACAACAGTACCGTCAGCTCTGCAGATCCTTATTCCTGTGTTAGGCAGGGTAGTGGATTCAGAAATATCAGTTTTAGTTATGGTAACAAGTGCAGGCTTTGGTCTGTTTGTCATATCAGCTCTTACTACGACACCATCCTCACGTATCTCAAATCTGTAGAGAGATTCATCGATGATGTAGCCCTCGGGAGCATCATACTCCTGGTAGTAGTACTCACCGTATTCAAGTTCCTTGAAGGTGATTTTTCCGTTTTCATCGGTGTAATCTTCAAAGATAACGTTCTTGTCCTTGTCGTAGATCCTGAAGCCTGTGTTGGGCAGTGCTTCAGATGATACGATATCTGTCTTTGTTATCTCTATATCACCACGCTTGATGTCATTGTAGAAGCCGGAAGCGAAATCACCGTCTGCATCTCTGTTTGTTACAACTGCGATATCGCCGTCATCTCTAATAGCTGCAGGGTAGTAACCATCATCAACATTGAAGCCCTCGGGAGCCGCTGCTTCATGTACGATATAATCGCCCAGTCTCAGATTTGACATTTCGTAGATACCGTCTGCAGTTTCGACAAGATTGCCAAGATATTCATCGACTTCATCTACAAATCCGTTAGAGTTAGTATCCTTCCATACATCAAATACTGCTCCTGAAAGAACATGGTCAGGGTATCTGGAATCGTACTTTGTAAGAGTTATCTTACCCTTCTTTTCTACCTCAAAGAATCCTTCTTTATTCTCTCTGTTATTGATATAAACAGTCTGTCCATCAGCTTCAACAACAGCTACATATTCATTAGGATCAATGATGTAATTCTCAGGTGCCGCTGTTTCCTTTACGATATACTGTCCCAGTCTGAGGCCTTCTATGTGGTAATTTCCGGTACCACGTGTAACTACCTCTCCGGCTTCTCCGTCAGGAGTATCCTCTTCGATCACTTCTTCTGTTGTTTCATAAAGAGTTCCCACTTCTGTATCGCCGTCATCAAGAGTACCGTTCTTGTTTTCATCTTTCCATACAGTGAATTCCGCACCGGAGATAGGTTCATTTGTATCAGAATCGACCTTGTTGAGCTCGATGTTGCCCTTGGCAGGTCTTTCCTTGAATACAACATTGCCGTTTTCGTCTGTAGTATTACCGATAGTCAGGTTCTGACCGTCCTCGGTGATTTCAAAAGCGATAGGTGCTCTGTATACAACATAACCGTAAGGAGCCTTTGTTTCTCTTACGAGATATTTACCGCCTTCGATCCTGTCGGAAACATACTCGCCGTTGTTGTTATCATTGAGCGTTCCAACCTTAACATCAGCTTCATCAAGCTGACCATTTTCGTTAGTATCATTCCACAGTTCAAAAGTTGCACCGGAAAGTCTTTCACCGTTTTCAGAATCGAGTTTCAGAAGAGAAACCTGACCGTAAATGCTTTCCTTATTATTTGCAAATGTTACTGTTGCAACCTCGGGCTTATCTGTCAGGCTGTATCCGCTGACATGAACGTTCTTAGGATCCTCTGCAGCGTAACCATCATTATATGCCTTTGAATTTTCTCTTACAGTTTCAGTCACAACATAATCCATACCATCTTCATCGGCAGGAATGTTTTTGATCTTCATTACTGTATCAGCTTCAGCACCGGAGTTGAATCTGAAGTTTGTTGCTTCACTTGCATTTGTAGTCGTTCCTGTAAAGGTATAGTCGCTTGAAGAAAGGCTATCCCAGCTTGCCTTAACATAGTATGTCTTACCATCTTCGCCTATTGTGGACAGGTTGAAGGAAATGGAAGTCATATATTCGGCTGCCTTTTCATCATCGATAATATTTCCGTTAATTTCCCACAGCTTAGTCAGCTCGATATCGCCGTAGCTTGCTACCTGATAATTGATCTCGCCTTCAACAGGGTCAATTCTCATTGCATCAAATGCAAGATCCTGGCAGTCTTCGTCAGAGCTGTTTCTTGCTTTTCTTGGATCAAAACTGTGATTATAGATTGTCCAAGTGTCTGCAGCATCATACTCATCAGTCCTTATAGGCGAAATAACAGTTTTGGAAGCTGTCGGTCTTTTCTCAGAACTTATGGTATATACTGTACCGTTTGTAGATATATTATCAGCACCCCACTGAGACTTGAGAGCTGTGCCAGTTGCATTTGCCCAGTTTCCTTTTGCACCCTTTATATCAACGCTACCGGTATACTTGTTGTCAGCAAAATCATACTGAAGAACAACTTTGTCTGCTGTAGATTTCAGACTGTTAGGAAAGTTATTATGAGTATCAGCCCAATTCTTCATGGACTTAACGATTTTATTGTATTCATCAACGATTCCCGTGCAGCTGCTGTTCTTGCTTATAACAGCACCTCCTGCAGTTGGCTTGTAGTAATCAAGGAGGCTTGAACTGGTAGAGATCGTTCTTCCGTTGGCATCCTTAGTAACGAGTTCCATAGTTTTAGAATCTCTGTATCCGCATACAAGTTCCCAGATGATAAACTGAGTTGCAATATAGCAGTCTGCAACACTCTTACTCTTTCCCTGGACTCTTCCGCCGTAGCCATAGTACATAGCTGCGGCTATTGCCTTTCCGGTCGGAGTATCTTTGACCTTATTCCAGTAACCTGTGTAGCCATTAGTAGATGTGTATTCGACGATCTTTCCGTCTGAATCAAAAAATCCGGCAGCAAAGGAGTGTGCTGTAGGTCTGAGGCAGATACCAAGATTGGAATTTGCCCCGGTACCCTTCATCTCATACATTACCATCTGGTGCATTCCACCGCCCTCAGTAAGTCCTATTGCCTCTGTAGTAGATCCGTTTGAATTACGGAACTTTACAGCGCCGCCATATGTTGCGTGCTCGCTTGGAGAATCATATGCAGTAAAGGGAAGTTTGGAGGTATAATTATAGTAAATACCATCAGCCTGCTCCAAAGTTACCTTTCCGTCCTTGAACCACAGTGAGCCTTCAGCCGCTGAACTGATAATCGGAACCATTGAATTGAACGCCATGAGTGTAGCCATTGTAGCAGCGGACATTCTTGCGATGAGCTTTTTTCTGTTTTTCTGCATAAAAAAATACATCCTTTCTTTTTTTTATGTAATTTAAAGAGTATGTTTTCCCTCTTGAAAACATCTGATTTTATTATATACGAAAATTACTAAAAATAAAAAAAAGGATTTTTTTAAAATAATTTTTTATGATAAAAAAACAGAGGAGAAAAATCTCCTCTGTAAAAAAATTCAATCATGCTGACATATAAATACGTTGTCGTGTCCGGGACCATGATAGTAATAATTAAAGTGAATGTACTGTGTATAATTATCATTTTCGGTATAATGATGACAGTCTATACTTTCATCTATTTCCTCGTAAAAATGGTCTATTATTTCAATGAAATCTTCGTAATACCAATCGATATTATTTTCATCAACACAAACTTCTCCACGATTATTTGTAAAAAAACTTGCGCTTCCAATACCAAATCCAAAGCTGCCTTTCCAATCAAGGCAATTTCCGTTCTCATCGAAAGAAACAAAATATTCGTTATTATCTTCGAACTTAATATTGGATAGATAGCCGTATTTATTATGAATGTGGTTCCAGCAGTCATCACAAATTATCTGCCAATCTCTATCTGTCATGCATCCCATATCAAAGTTGAAGTAAGCAAGTTCTACATCACTAAGATCATTTACCCAACTGAGATAATAATGGATATCATTTGCAAAGCCATCAT
It includes:
- a CDS encoding transposase; its protein translation is MWNPSYFVATVSDRSLKQVTDYINSQRTK
- a CDS encoding MSCRAMM family protein yields the protein MQKNRKKLIARMSAATMATLMAFNSMVPIISSAAEGSLWFKDGKVTLEQADGIYYNYTSKLPFTAYDSPSEHATYGGAVKFRNSNGSTTEAIGLTEGGGMHQMVMYEMKGTGANSNLGICLRPTAHSFAAGFFDSDGKIVEYTSTNGYTGYWNKVKDTPTGKAIAAAMYYGYGGRVQGKSKSVADCYIATQFIIWELVCGYRDSKTMELVTKDANGRTISTSSSLLDYYKPTAGGAVISKNSSCTGIVDEYNKIVKSMKNWADTHNNFPNSLKSTADKVVLQYDFADNKYTGSVDIKGAKGNWANATGTALKSQWGADNISTNGTVYTISSEKRPTASKTVISPIRTDEYDAADTWTIYNHSFDPRKARNSSDEDCQDLAFDAMRIDPVEGEINYQVASYGDIELTKLWEINGNIIDDEKAAEYMTSISFNLSTIGEDGKTYYVKASWDSLSSSDYTFTGTTTNASEATNFRFNSGAEADTVMKIKNIPADEDGMDYVVTETVRENSKAYNDGYAAEDPKNVHVSGYSLTDKPEVATVTFANNKESIYGQVSLLKLDSENGERLSGATFELWNDTNENGQLDEADVKVGTLNDNNNGEYVSDRIEGGKYLVRETKAPYGYVVYRAPIAFEITEDGQNLTIGNTTDENGNVVFKERPAKGNIELNKVDSDTNEPISGAEFTVWKDENKNGTLDDGDTEVGTLYETTEEVIEEDTPDGEAGEVVTRGTGNYHIEGLRLGQYIVKETAAPENYIIDPNEYVAVVEADGQTVYINNRENKEGFFEVEKKGKITLTKYDSRYPDHVLSGAVFDVWKDTNSNGFVDEVDEYLGNLVETADGIYEMSNLRLGDYIVHEAAAPEGFNVDDGYYPAAIRDDGDIAVVTNRDADGDFASGFYNDIKRGDIEITKTDIVSSEALPNTGFRIYDKDKNVIFEDYTDENGKITFKELEYGEYYYQEYDAPEGYIIDESLYRFEIREDGVVVRADMTNRPKPALVTITKTDISESTTLPNTGIRICRADGTVVSEQRTGSDGSVTFEINIEELGYGKYYFEEFDAPEGYLINDEKHWFEITTGGQVIHDKLRDEKVPKTSVDVNTALPLTAGAGAVAGLIVLTYVAIGKKKEI